A genomic region of Chryseobacterium sp. KACC 21268 contains the following coding sequences:
- a CDS encoding porin family protein codes for MKKIFQVLAISTTAMISAQSFGVKGGANISTISQERSWDDTNAKLGYFVGVYMHAPVNSVFSIQPEVLYNSVGVKYDNNRVSHTLGLDYVSAPIMFQFEPIPKLFVEAGPQFSFLIGNSDRNKADDVVTIKKYRNNSNYNSFDMGGAIGVGFRVNNITIGARYVAGFTDIKKSGSTSWSNDDKQLRNNTLQIGLQYGF; via the coding sequence ATGAAGAAGATATTTCAGGTTTTGGCAATTTCTACAACAGCGATGATCTCTGCGCAGTCTTTTGGTGTGAAAGGTGGTGCCAATATTTCGACCATTAGCCAGGAGAGAAGTTGGGATGATACTAATGCCAAACTTGGCTACTTTGTTGGTGTGTATATGCACGCGCCGGTGAACAGTGTTTTTAGTATTCAGCCAGAAGTCCTTTACAACAGCGTTGGGGTAAAGTATGATAATAATAGGGTATCACACACGCTGGGTTTGGATTACGTTTCTGCACCTATAATGTTTCAATTCGAACCAATTCCTAAATTATTTGTAGAAGCAGGACCGCAGTTTTCTTTTTTAATTGGGAACAGTGACCGCAACAAAGCTGACGATGTCGTGACAATAAAAAAATACAGGAATAATTCCAATTACAATAGTTTTGATATGGGCGGAGCAATAGGTGTAGGATTCAGAGTAAATAATATTACAATTGGTGCAAGGTACGTTGCAGGCTTTACAGATATCAAAAAATCAGGATCTACCAGTTGGAGCAATGATGACAAACAACTTCGAAACAATACATTGCAAATTGGACTGCAATACGGATTTTAG
- a CDS encoding porin family protein, with protein sequence MKKLFLGLGLVAGTFAFAQTSPTFGLKAGLNVSSISKDGYEDSKSKAGFYGGIFMNAPVSEMFSIQPEVLYSQYGAKVTQSYTTEALGTTTRFRSSQSRNLDYIAVPVMFQFHATPAFYLEAGPEFGFLISAKDKGDITRETTTGGTTSTSTTSGSNDIKDGISSFNMGAGLGLGFNFTPNFGINARYVAGFTDINKKNNDENGNTSLENNDNKNRNNTFQVGLSYKF encoded by the coding sequence ATGAAAAAGTTATTTTTAGGATTAGGTTTGGTAGCAGGAACTTTTGCATTCGCTCAAACAAGTCCAACATTCGGTTTAAAAGCAGGTCTTAACGTATCTTCAATCTCTAAAGATGGTTATGAAGATTCAAAATCTAAAGCAGGTTTCTACGGTGGTATCTTTATGAATGCGCCAGTTTCTGAAATGTTCAGTATCCAGCCAGAGGTTTTATATAGCCAATATGGTGCAAAGGTTACTCAAAGTTATACTACTGAGGCTTTAGGAACTACTACGAGATTTAGATCTTCTCAAAGTCGTAACTTAGATTATATTGCTGTGCCTGTTATGTTCCAATTTCACGCAACTCCAGCTTTTTACTTAGAAGCAGGTCCTGAATTTGGATTCTTAATTAGTGCAAAAGACAAAGGTGATATCACTAGAGAAACAACTACAGGAGGAACTACATCTACAAGTACTACATCAGGTTCTAATGATATTAAGGATGGTATCAGTTCCTTCAATATGGGTGCTGGTCTTGGTTTAGGATTTAACTTTACTCCAAACTTTGGTATCAATGCGAGATATGTTGCAGGGTTCACAGATATCAATAAAAAGAACAACGATGAAAATGGTAATACATCATTAGAGAACAACGACAACAAAAACAGAAACAATACTTTCCAAGTAGGTTTGTCTTACAAATTCTAA
- a CDS encoding MG2 domain-containing protein, producing the protein MKIIKSVSVFLLMFFFINFSAQNYYDSQWKKVEENYKKGTYKSNLPIILDIQNQAMKDNNAIQIIKSLKAEFSILKQTHDDTQNDENSKFFSKLQSTETKLKGDEKQLFHLLTLEFINDYYDNNSWKINQKTNIDNQNLSQIETWSKLDFKNFLTKNYSDLEKENSVLKKIQTQKYKEIFEATENLDYFPMLSDWSNFNYIEFLRNQNLFTPNELKVNSKKINDLYDSEISANSGNSKLYFQHQKINYNCELNNCKDKFAQIEKLVGDESLKGDYKVLIIDEMIELLQQKDDNKTALVWVNKAKELYPKSKFINNILNKENAIKNPQLNLFYEKETQPNKPIHIVAEVKNVKQFSLNIYEVKDDSQGFLNHVFDSYKNPFSKVKKSLVRKDEFSLPASSDFKSHKTSLELKVLPAGIYLAEYVVENSVQGNYYFIVSDSKIIFSKKDDSNPKANILKLVNNENGKAFINENLDVTEYVRGKAVTKYTVKTDKFGNFQFPNSANQEYYRNFLVKNGNNFSMINVYGYDYGNRNKSENQESAQIFLDRKIYRPGQIVYFKVIATGINGETQKMKTLEKVKLNIILNDTNGEELQTLKLTTNEFGSVNGSFTLPKNKLNGNFNIEVDDDNNSAYNISGYADFQVEEYKRPKFEVTFEPIKDEYKYGQTIELKGKAMMFSGVALSNSTVNYEIKKQNIRWRYFWWYPRGNDNENSILGTAKTNEKGEFTIKVELKKDETLEGIQIDNYAINASVTDINGETQSADTNVKVASVSHYISADNVDNIFSDEAVKLSVSTKNYNDQVLAKSYNAKLEKLEEPKQIFRSQFENTIQDLPKLSKEEFVQKFPHDRFDKTNEEKNWKVEKVVFDRIENQESGSKNANPESRILNLGSLNAGTYKLQLYNIEGKDTIKTEQFFKVWDKKSLGQNQKPFLEVIKPKQDLKRGEKAKIFVYSAVPDALVNVFVQNGKGETVTETHSFKNGILEYETLIPKDETVSRVNLQFQLVAFNDVKTENVDLKIADSKDDLKIETVTFRDKLQPGQKEKWTVKVSGADKEKINAEVLVGMYDKSLDQFASNSWNWQGFYSQFFQSSYDLRNGLSQENFNKNSKYLKTYNINNPQFNWFDLTLFYTSKGSYTVREGVKSAVYAPAPPPSNAKVMIRGNSTIQNDKAMAETALYGSRGGSIESLIKTLPSVNSNSEMSSQEKDDLNKIPVRQNLNETAFFYPNLLTDKDGNVSFEFTSLEALTQWKLMFLAHTKDARSATLEKSVVTQKEFSITPNYPRFLREGDELNLQSKLSSLVNQKLNGVAQLQILDAFTNEDISEKFGISQLTAVPVYNKEQSFTLSENGNSVVNWKIKVPNDVSSIIIKIVAKAGNFSDGEQKAIAVLPNRMLVTDALPIFVKEGQTKTFTLENLRNSNSKTLTNVSNTLELTTNPIWEIMFALPSLKNDTNNSADVIFNKWFADVLASEIFKANPKLKTVFDEYQSKGLLTSNLEKNQELKQLLLEETPWVLESKNETEQMEKLARLFDANTMRNSIQNDWSELQKLQNPDGGFSWYAGYPSSYYNSLYILKNLGRINEWLKGNVADYQSSEQKEMVAKLISYVDNEVNKYWKTDKDNVWNNFVIDYLDTRNYWEKEYPLKNKGANLKTLVITKAKIAKITDFTFFGLHRSALLFHNYGLKDVSKKLMTYLKETSTDTETQGVYWKQNLNDWGWYSSKTVNHAGALEAFNKLTPTDETFIEEMKIWLVTQKEVNSWGSSRGTTEVIFTILNSGKSWTSAESDKAEITWGGKALKPQIQATGYVKQAITSDNLDKNLATVSIKKDSPGIVQGGLFWQYYEDLDKIKSSESYISITKELYKKVKTENGEQLIKINENSPLKVGDKVTVRMILNTDRNMEFIHLKDMRAAGFEPLDVISRYEWKNNLGYYQSTKDASTNFYIEYMPKGKYVFEYDYVANASGKFSNGITTLQNYYAPQMNAHTQGTKVIISE; encoded by the coding sequence ATGAAAATCATTAAATCAGTCTCAGTTTTCTTGCTGATGTTTTTCTTCATCAACTTTTCGGCGCAGAACTACTACGATTCTCAATGGAAAAAAGTGGAGGAAAATTACAAGAAAGGAACTTACAAAAGTAATCTTCCGATAATTCTGGACATTCAAAACCAAGCGATGAAAGACAACAACGCCATCCAAATCATCAAATCTCTGAAAGCGGAATTCAGCATCCTGAAGCAAACGCACGACGACACGCAGAATGATGAAAACTCAAAATTCTTTTCGAAACTTCAAAGCACGGAAACCAAACTGAAAGGCGATGAGAAGCAATTGTTTCATCTTCTGACATTGGAATTCATCAATGATTATTACGATAACAATTCGTGGAAAATCAATCAGAAAACGAATATCGACAATCAAAATCTGTCGCAAATTGAGACTTGGAGCAAACTGGATTTTAAGAATTTCTTGACTAAGAATTATTCAGATTTGGAGAAAGAAAATTCAGTTTTGAAGAAAATTCAGACGCAGAAATACAAGGAAATTTTTGAAGCGACAGAAAATTTGGATTACTTCCCAATGCTTTCGGATTGGTCAAATTTCAATTACATCGAGTTTTTGAGAAATCAAAATCTGTTCACGCCAAACGAACTGAAAGTCAATTCAAAGAAAATTAATGACCTTTATGATTCGGAGATTTCGGCGAATTCTGGGAATTCAAAACTGTATTTCCAACATCAAAAAATCAATTATAATTGTGAGCTTAACAATTGCAAAGACAAATTTGCTCAAATTGAAAAACTAGTTGGAGATGAATCTTTGAAAGGAGATTACAAAGTTTTGATTATTGATGAAATGATTGAGCTTCTTCAGCAAAAAGACGATAACAAAACAGCTTTGGTTTGGGTGAATAAAGCGAAAGAACTTTATCCAAAATCGAAGTTCATCAATAATATTCTTAACAAAGAAAACGCGATAAAAAATCCGCAACTTAATTTATTTTACGAGAAAGAAACACAACCGAACAAACCGATTCATATCGTTGCGGAAGTTAAAAATGTGAAGCAATTTTCATTGAACATTTATGAAGTGAAAGATGATTCGCAAGGTTTTTTGAATCACGTTTTCGATTCTTATAAAAATCCTTTTTCTAAGGTCAAAAAATCGTTGGTGAGAAAGGATGAATTCAGTTTGCCAGCGTCTTCGGATTTCAAATCGCATAAAACATCACTCGAACTAAAAGTGCTTCCAGCAGGGATTTATCTGGCGGAATATGTGGTGGAAAATTCGGTTCAGGGAAATTATTATTTCATTGTTTCGGATTCGAAAATTATCTTCTCCAAAAAAGACGACAGCAATCCAAAAGCCAATATTCTGAAACTCGTGAACAACGAAAACGGAAAAGCTTTCATTAATGAAAACCTAGACGTCACCGAATATGTTCGCGGAAAAGCCGTTACAAAATACACTGTAAAAACAGACAAATTCGGTAATTTTCAGTTTCCAAATTCTGCGAATCAGGAATATTACAGAAACTTCCTTGTGAAGAATGGAAACAATTTTTCGATGATAAATGTTTATGGTTACGATTACGGCAACCGAAACAAATCTGAAAATCAGGAAAGCGCGCAGATTTTCCTCGACAGAAAAATCTACAGACCTGGACAAATCGTTTACTTCAAAGTGATTGCAACGGGCATCAATGGCGAAACCCAAAAAATGAAAACGCTTGAAAAAGTAAAGTTGAATATCATTTTGAACGACACCAACGGCGAAGAATTACAGACTTTGAAATTGACAACCAATGAATTTGGTTCTGTTAATGGCAGTTTTACTTTGCCAAAAAACAAGTTGAACGGAAATTTCAATATCGAAGTTGACGACGATAATAATTCCGCTTATAACATCTCTGGTTACGCAGATTTTCAGGTTGAGGAATACAAACGTCCGAAATTTGAAGTGACTTTTGAACCGATAAAAGACGAGTACAAATACGGTCAAACCATCGAGCTGAAAGGAAAGGCGATGATGTTTTCCGGCGTTGCGTTGAGCAATTCGACGGTGAATTATGAAATCAAAAAACAGAATATCCGTTGGCGTTATTTCTGGTGGTATCCGCGTGGAAACGATAATGAAAACTCGATTCTCGGAACGGCAAAAACCAATGAGAAAGGTGAATTTACCATCAAAGTAGAACTTAAAAAAGATGAAACTTTGGAAGGAATTCAAATTGACAATTACGCCATCAACGCTTCTGTGACGGACATCAACGGCGAAACTCAATCTGCGGACACAAATGTGAAAGTAGCTTCGGTTTCTCATTATATTTCAGCGGACAATGTTGACAATATTTTCTCTGATGAAGCTGTAAAACTAAGTGTTTCGACGAAAAATTACAACGACCAGGTTCTTGCAAAATCTTACAATGCAAAACTGGAAAAGCTGGAAGAACCGAAGCAGATTTTCAGAAGTCAGTTTGAAAATACAATTCAGGATTTGCCGAAACTTTCTAAGGAAGAATTTGTGCAAAAGTTCCCGCACGACAGATTTGATAAGACCAATGAAGAGAAAAACTGGAAGGTGGAAAAAGTTGTTTTTGATAGAATTGAGAACCAAGAGTCAGGAAGCAAGAATGCAAATCCTGAATCTCGAATCTTGAATCTTGGCTCTCTAAATGCGGGAACTTACAAACTTCAACTTTATAATATCGAAGGAAAAGACACGATAAAAACGGAGCAATTCTTCAAAGTTTGGGATAAGAAATCGCTGGGGCAAAATCAAAAACCGTTCTTGGAAGTCATTAAACCAAAACAGGATTTAAAGCGTGGTGAGAAAGCGAAAATCTTTGTTTATTCGGCTGTTCCGGATGCTTTGGTAAATGTTTTTGTTCAAAATGGAAAAGGCGAAACGGTAACGGAAACGCATTCTTTCAAAAATGGAATTTTGGAATATGAAACTTTGATTCCGAAGGACGAAACTGTTTCGAGAGTTAATTTACAATTTCAATTGGTTGCATTTAATGATGTGAAAACTGAGAATGTTGATTTGAAAATTGCTGACAGCAAAGATGATTTGAAGATTGAAACGGTGACTTTCCGCGACAAACTTCAGCCTGGACAAAAAGAAAAATGGACGGTGAAGGTTTCTGGTGCTGATAAAGAGAAAATCAATGCTGAAGTTTTGGTGGGAATGTATGACAAATCGCTTGACCAATTTGCCTCGAATAGCTGGAACTGGCAAGGATTTTATTCTCAGTTTTTTCAGAGCTCTTATGATTTGAGAAATGGTTTAAGTCAGGAAAATTTTAATAAGAATTCTAAATATTTAAAGACTTATAATATTAATAATCCACAGTTTAATTGGTTTGACTTAACACTTTTCTATACTTCAAAAGGCAGTTACACCGTCAGAGAAGGTGTGAAATCTGCAGTATATGCGCCTGCTCCCCCGCCGTCCAATGCAAAAGTAATGATTAGGGGAAACTCTACTATCCAAAATGACAAAGCAATGGCAGAAACTGCTCTTTATGGAAGCCGTGGTGGAAGTATTGAAAGCCTAATAAAAACATTACCAAGTGTCAACTCAAATTCGGAAATGAGCTCTCAAGAAAAAGATGACTTAAACAAAATCCCAGTTCGTCAAAACCTCAACGAAACAGCGTTTTTCTATCCGAATCTTTTGACAGATAAAGATGGAAATGTGAGTTTTGAATTCACTTCTCTGGAAGCTTTGACGCAATGGAAATTGATGTTTTTGGCGCATACGAAAGATGCGCGTTCTGCGACTTTGGAAAAATCTGTGGTGACGCAGAAAGAGTTTTCTATCACACCAAATTATCCAAGATTTTTGCGTGAAGGTGATGAATTGAATCTTCAATCGAAATTATCAAGTTTGGTGAATCAAAAACTGAATGGTGTGGCGCAATTGCAGATTTTGGATGCGTTTACGAATGAAGATATTTCGGAGAAATTCGGGATTAGCCAATTGACTGCGGTTCCTGTTTATAATAAAGAACAATCTTTTACATTATCGGAAAACGGCAATTCAGTTGTGAATTGGAAAATAAAAGTTCCGAATGATGTTTCATCAATTATCATTAAAATTGTTGCGAAAGCTGGAAACTTCTCAGATGGCGAACAAAAAGCCATCGCCGTTTTGCCAAATCGAATGTTGGTGACGGATGCGCTTCCAATTTTTGTGAAAGAAGGTCAGACGAAAACTTTCACTTTGGAAAATCTGAGAAACTCAAATTCTAAAACGTTGACCAATGTCTCCAACACTTTGGAACTGACGACAAATCCGATTTGGGAAATTATGTTTGCGCTTCCAAGTTTGAAAAATGACACGAATAATTCTGCGGATGTCATCTTCAACAAATGGTTTGCAGATGTTTTGGCTTCGGAAATCTTCAAAGCCAATCCGAAACTGAAAACGGTTTTTGATGAATATCAATCGAAAGGTTTATTGACATCGAATCTGGAGAAAAATCAGGAGCTGAAACAATTGTTGCTGGAAGAAACGCCTTGGGTTTTGGAATCGAAAAATGAGACCGAACAGATGGAAAAACTGGCGAGATTGTTTGATGCGAATACGATGAGAAATTCCATCCAAAACGATTGGAGCGAATTGCAGAAATTGCAAAATCCTGATGGTGGATTTAGTTGGTACGCCGGTTATCCGAGTTCGTATTACAATTCACTTTATATCTTGAAAAATCTTGGAAGAATCAATGAATGGCTGAAAGGAAATGTGGCGGACTACCAAAGTTCTGAGCAGAAAGAAATGGTTGCAAAACTGATTTCTTATGTGGATAATGAAGTGAATAAATATTGGAAGACAGACAAAGACAATGTTTGGAACAACTTCGTGATTGATTATCTCGACACCCGAAATTATTGGGAAAAAGAGTATCCTTTGAAAAATAAAGGTGCAAATCTGAAAACTTTGGTGATTACAAAAGCGAAAATAGCAAAAATCACGGATTTCACTTTCTTTGGATTGCATCGTTCGGCTTTGTTATTCCATAATTATGGATTGAAAGATGTTTCGAAAAAATTGATGACTTATCTTAAAGAAACTTCCACAGACACAGAAACGCAAGGTGTTTATTGGAAACAAAACCTGAACGATTGGGGTTGGTATTCTTCCAAAACGGTGAATCACGCAGGAGCTTTGGAAGCGTTTAACAAATTGACGCCGACGGATGAAACCTTCATTGAAGAAATGAAAATCTGGCTCGTAACCCAAAAAGAAGTGAATTCCTGGGGAAGTTCGCGCGGAACTACGGAAGTGATTTTCACGATTTTGAATTCAGGGAAATCTTGGACTTCAGCGGAATCTGATAAAGCGGAAATTACTTGGGGCGGAAAAGCTTTGAAGCCTCAAATACAAGCGACAGGTTATGTGAAACAAGCGATTACTTCTGATAATTTGGATAAAAATCTGGCAACGGTTTCCATTAAAAAAGACAGTCCGGGAATTGTGCAAGGTGGTTTGTTCTGGCAATATTATGAGGATTTGGATAAGATAAAATCTTCGGAAAGCTATATTTCCATTACGAAAGAATTGTACAAAAAAGTGAAAACTGAAAACGGTGAACAATTAATTAAAATCAATGAAAATTCGCCATTGAAAGTGGGTGATAAGGTGACCGTAAGAATGATTCTGAACACCGATAGAAATATGGAATTCATTCACCTGAAAGATATGAGAGCGGCCGGTTTTGAACCTTTGGATGTGATTTCTAGATACGAATGGAAAAATAATTTGGGTTATTATCAATCCACAAAAGATGCTTCCACGAACTTCTACATCGAATATATGCCGAAAGGAAAATATGTTTTCGAGTACGATTATGTAGCGAATGCAAGCGGGAAATTCTCTAATGGAATAACGACTTTGCAGAATTATTACGCACCACAGATGAATGCTCATACTCAAGGAACTAAAGTAATAATTTCGGAATAA
- the aroB gene encoding 3-dehydroquinate synthase, which yields MIKELDQDFSSLNEYIGQLAPSKIFILVDENTHDHCLPILLPNLETDAPFEIIEIEAGEENKNIGTATQLWEIFSEMEADRKSLLINLGGGVVTDMGGFVASTYKRGFKFINVPTTLLAMCDASIGGKTGIDHQFLKNIIGTFALPEGIFFYPKFLETLKFEELRSGFAEMLKHGLIADANHWNELSSLFKITPADVAPFINRSMEIKNDVVTKDFKEENVRKILNFGHTIGHAVESLFLKKGNLIPHGEAVALGMICETHLAFLAGLIDVDDSSTIITKIQRFFPYIDISEFNNEDIVNLMFNDKKNQDGDINFSLINGVGTCAFDQKLHADQINLTLDFYKNIITN from the coding sequence ATGATAAAGGAACTTGATCAAGATTTCAGTAGTCTTAATGAATATATCGGTCAACTTGCGCCAAGTAAGATCTTCATTTTGGTGGATGAAAATACGCACGACCATTGTTTACCAATCTTACTACCCAACTTGGAAACCGACGCACCATTCGAAATCATCGAAATAGAAGCGGGCGAAGAAAATAAAAACATTGGCACTGCAACTCAGCTTTGGGAAATATTCTCAGAAATGGAAGCGGATAGAAAGTCATTATTGATCAATCTTGGCGGTGGAGTAGTGACGGATATGGGCGGTTTTGTAGCTTCAACTTATAAAAGAGGTTTCAAATTCATCAATGTTCCTACAACTTTGCTTGCTATGTGCGATGCTTCAATTGGTGGAAAAACCGGGATTGATCATCAGTTTCTTAAAAATATCATCGGGACTTTTGCATTGCCGGAAGGGATTTTCTTCTATCCAAAATTCTTGGAAACTTTAAAGTTTGAAGAACTCAGAAGTGGTTTTGCAGAGATGCTGAAACACGGTTTGATTGCCGACGCAAACCATTGGAATGAATTAAGTTCGTTATTTAAAATTACACCTGCCGACGTGGCGCCATTCATCAACCGAAGTATGGAGATCAAGAATGATGTGGTGACAAAGGACTTTAAAGAAGAAAATGTTCGAAAGATCCTCAACTTTGGTCACACCATTGGTCACGCTGTGGAAAGTCTTTTTCTGAAAAAAGGAAACCTGATCCCGCACGGAGAAGCTGTGGCGCTGGGAATGATCTGTGAAACGCATTTGGCTTTCTTGGCAGGTCTGATAGATGTAGATGATTCATCAACGATCATTACCAAGATCCAGAGATTCTTTCCATACATCGATATTTCCGAATTTAATAACGAAGATATTGTAAACCTGATGTTCAACGACAAGAAGAATCAGGACGGCGATATCAACTTTTCTTTGATCAACGGTGTTGGAACTTGCGCATTTGACCAGAAATTGCACGCAGATCAAATCAATTTGACTTTGGATTTTTATAAAAACATCATTACAAATTAA
- a CDS encoding M12 family metallo-peptidase, with protein sequence MVKQLFTVTGIMASMMLSAQKNFWSPVQNKSSLATAKLMERTTTPNDYKIYSLNLQGIKSELAKAPNRESGNDSFVLKFPTASGKLVDYVVKEAAVMAKELSDKYPGINSYVGYQKGSPENSIRFSISPYDGLNVMYFDNTKISYLDTYTSDLNNYIVYERSSLPVNPEKFNCDYGKYNFENPPVEQPVSLKAPFVQDGKLRTYRLALAGNFEYSRYHYNRAGLATGTVEQKKAAVLAAMNATMTRVNGVYEKTVSLTMVMVPNNDQILFVENTNDGYTNGSGGTMLGENQTVCDSKIGTANYDIGHVFSTGGGGVAYLQSPCSSIKAGGVTGSSAPINDAFNIDYVAHEMGHQFGGNHTFRANTTDAGSCSGNSNTVTAVEPGSGSTIMAYAGICTSVYNLQNNSDPYFHSVSVNEMYNFITRGTDCSVKTANNNSTPIADAGLDYTIPYGTAFVLTGAGSDPDGDAVTYLWEQTNAAALFYNPQPPTATTVQGTVFRSYNPKTTPERYFPQMSSIAANNLTPTWEVIPSVARTLNFSLLVNDNKATGNQSARDLMVVTVANTGPFKVTSQTLAANYIGGTQLPVTWDVAGTNAAPINTQNVQIYISSDNGLTYPTLLAEVPNNGSASVTLPNENNGNARIMVKAANNIYFAVNSARFNISKNLAVNESAFNKGFALYPNPAKGEVNISLSNAAKGATYQILDLSGKLLSNGSLENEKTKVNISTLKTGTYRIVISNNGETTSKNLIVK encoded by the coding sequence ATGGTAAAACAATTATTCACTGTCACTGGCATAATGGCTTCTATGATGCTAAGTGCACAAAAAAACTTTTGGAGTCCGGTTCAAAACAAATCTTCCTTAGCAACTGCTAAATTGATGGAAAGAACCACAACACCAAATGATTACAAGATCTACAGCTTGAACTTGCAAGGCATAAAATCTGAACTGGCGAAAGCTCCAAACAGAGAATCTGGCAATGATAGTTTTGTCCTGAAATTCCCAACAGCTTCTGGAAAGCTGGTTGACTATGTCGTGAAAGAGGCAGCTGTGATGGCGAAAGAACTATCTGACAAATATCCAGGAATCAATTCCTATGTTGGATACCAGAAAGGAAGTCCGGAAAACAGCATCAGATTCAGTATCTCGCCGTACGACGGACTAAATGTGATGTATTTTGACAATACGAAAATCAGTTACCTGGATACTTATACAAGTGACCTAAATAACTACATTGTTTATGAAAGAAGCAGTTTGCCTGTAAATCCGGAAAAATTCAACTGTGATTATGGTAAATATAATTTTGAAAATCCGCCAGTTGAACAGCCGGTTTCTCTAAAAGCACCTTTCGTACAAGATGGCAAACTGAGAACTTACCGTTTGGCTTTGGCTGGAAACTTTGAATATTCCAGATACCATTACAACAGAGCTGGTCTTGCAACCGGAACAGTTGAACAGAAAAAAGCTGCTGTATTAGCTGCTATGAACGCAACAATGACAAGAGTAAATGGTGTTTATGAAAAAACAGTTTCTCTTACAATGGTTATGGTTCCAAATAATGATCAAATCCTATTCGTCGAAAATACCAATGATGGTTACACCAACGGTAGTGGTGGAACAATGTTGGGAGAAAACCAAACTGTTTGCGACTCCAAAATTGGAACTGCAAATTACGATATCGGACACGTTTTCAGTACTGGTGGTGGTGGTGTTGCATACTTGCAATCTCCTTGTAGCTCAATCAAAGCTGGTGGTGTGACAGGATCTTCTGCTCCTATCAATGATGCTTTCAACATTGACTACGTAGCGCACGAAATGGGACATCAGTTTGGAGGAAACCATACCTTCCGTGCCAATACAACAGATGCAGGATCTTGTAGTGGTAATTCCAATACGGTAACTGCAGTAGAACCAGGAAGTGGATCAACCATTATGGCCTATGCAGGAATCTGTACTTCCGTCTACAATTTACAAAACAACAGTGATCCATATTTCCATTCTGTAAGTGTGAATGAAATGTACAACTTCATTACGCGTGGTACGGACTGTTCTGTAAAGACTGCAAACAACAACTCTACACCAATTGCTGACGCAGGTTTGGATTACACTATTCCGTACGGAACTGCATTTGTTTTGACAGGCGCAGGAAGTGACCCAGATGGTGATGCTGTAACTTACCTTTGGGAACAAACCAATGCTGCTGCACTTTTCTACAATCCACAACCACCTACAGCTACTACGGTTCAAGGAACAGTTTTCAGATCATACAATCCTAAAACGACTCCTGAGAGATATTTCCCTCAAATGAGTTCTATCGCAGCAAATAACCTGACGCCAACTTGGGAAGTGATTCCAAGTGTAGCTAGAACGTTGAACTTCTCATTGCTAGTAAATGACAACAAAGCAACTGGTAACCAATCTGCAAGAGATCTAATGGTTGTAACTGTAGCTAATACAGGACCTTTCAAAGTGACTTCTCAGACTTTAGCAGCTAATTACATTGGAGGAACCCAGCTTCCGGTAACTTGGGATGTTGCAGGAACCAATGCAGCGCCAATCAATACGCAAAATGTACAGATCTACATCTCTTCTGACAATGGACTTACTTATCCAACACTACTTGCAGAAGTACCTAACAACGGATCTGCATCTGTTACACTTCCTAACGAAAATAACGGAAATGCAAGAATTATGGTGAAAGCAGCTAACAATATTTATTTTGCAGTGAACTCTGCTAGATTTAATATCAGTAAAAACCTTGCGGTAAATGAATCTGCTTTCAACAAAGGTTTTGCACTATATCCAAATCCTGCAAAAGGAGAAGTTAATATCTCTCTTAGTAATGCAGCCAAAGGTGCAACTTATCAAATCCTAGATCTTTCTGGAAAATTGCTTTCTAATGGATCTTTGGAAAATGAAAAAACTAAAGTGAATATCTCTACTTTAAAAACCGGAACTTACAGAATTGTAATTTCTAACAATGGAGAAACAACTAGTAAAAACCTTATCGTTAAATAA